The Alkalihalophilus pseudofirmus nucleotide sequence CGTGGAATAACATTTTGAATCTCCATTGCCTCATCAAGTACTTGACGAACCGTTTGACGAGGGTTGATCGATGCATATGGATCTTGGAAAATGATCTGAAGATCTTTACGTTTTTTACGCATTTGCGATTTATTTAAGGCAAGTAAGTCCTCACCGTCAAACTCAACTGTCCCATCAGTTGGTTCATCTAAACGTAAGATTGCACGTCCTGTAGTAGACTTACCACAGCCAGATTCCCCTACGATACTTACTGTTTCACCTTCATAGATGGTAAATGATACACCATCTACTGCCTTAACGTGATTTACTGTACGACCAAGTAAACCACCTTTGATCGGGAAGTACTGCTTTAGGTCATTAACCTTAAGAAGTTCTTTCTTCATACACGTTCACCTCCGGGTCCCCGTCCCACTCATCTGAATAAATCCAGCAACGAATTTGGTTTCCATTTTCATCTTCTTCAAGCTCCGGTAAACGCTCACGGCAGATGTCACTTGCAAACGGACAACGCGGAGCGAAACGACAGCCCTTAGGCATATCTGCAGGACTTGGTACAGATCCTTTAATAACAGATAGCTCCTCACCATCCAAATCAATATCATGACGCGGAAGGGAGTTTAGAAGACCGACTGTATACGGGTGGCGTGGGTTTTTGAATAAATCTTTAATGCTTGCGTATTCAACCACTTTACCGCAATACATAACTGCAACATAATCACATGTTTCAGCAACTACACCTAGGTCATGTGTAATCATAATGATCGACATACCTAAGCGGTCTTGAAGGTCTTTCATTAATTCAAGAATTTGTGCTTGAATCGTTACATCAAGTGCTGTTGTAGGTTCATCGGCAATAAGAAGCTCTGGATTACAAGCAAGAGCCATTGCAATCATCACACGTTGACGCATACCACCAGATAATTCATGCGGATACTGATGAACACGCTGCTCTGGTGACGGGATGCCTACTAGCTTTAGCATTTCAATCGAACGTTCGATTGCTTTTTTCTTTCCTAAGCCTTCATGAATTCTAAAGGCCTCTCCGATTTGCTCTCCTACTGTGTAAACAGGATTAAGAGAAGTCATTGGCTCTTGGAAAATCATTGAAATTTCATTTCCACGAATCTTACGCATTTTAGCCTCAGATTTTTTAAGAAGATCTTCTCCTTTGAAGATCATTTCTCCCCCAACGACTTTTCCTGGATTTTGGATTAAACGAAGAATTGATAATGAGGTAATACTTTTACCTGAACCAGATTCTCCAACAATACCAAGTGTTTTACCTTTTGGTACATCGAATGTAACGCCATCAACAGCTTTTACTTCACCTTGATCAGTGAAGAATGATGTACGAAGGTCCCGCACTTGAATAATGGATTCATTTGTAGTCAAAATGTTTCACACCCTTCATTAATAAGTAAGTCTTAATCAAGGTCAATACGCTTGTTTAAGAAGCGGTAAGAAATATCTACGAGTAAGTTCACGAGAACGAATAGTAATGAAATAACAAGTACTGTACCTTGTACGATAGGGAAGTCACGTGCACGAATCGCATCAATGATTAAACGTCCCATACCGTTAATAGCAAATACTGTTTCTGTTAATACTGTTCCGCCAAGAAGCACACCAAATTGTAAACCAACGACTGTTACAACAGGAATTAATGCATTCTTAAGAGCGTGACGGTAAATAACAACTCTTTCTTTTACCCCTTTAGCACGTGCAGTTCGAATATAATCTTGTCCGATAACTTCTAACATACTTGAACGAGTCATACGAGCAACAATGGCTGCCCCTGCCGTACCGAGAGTAATAACCGGAAGGACGGCTTGCTGCCAGGATCCCCATCCCGAAGGCAAGAACCATCGGAATTCGATAGCAAAGTATTGAATTAACATTAATCCAAGCCAGAAGTTAGGCATTGAAAGACCGAATAGAGCCACAATCATAATCATTGTATCTAAGAACGTGTAATGTCTTGTTGCTGAAATGATACCGGCAATTAAACCAATAAATACAGATAAAATCGTACTGTATATGGCAAGTTCTATTGTTACCCAGAACCGGCCTGAAATTTCTTGAGTTACTTCACGGCCACTACGGATCGAATTCCCTAAATCACCCTGTATTGCATTTCCAATATAATTAAAGTACTGCTGTGGGAGCGGATCATTTAAGCCTAGTCGCTCACGCATTTGCTCAACTTGAGCTTCGGATGCACTTTCACCGGCGATGATTTGAGCCGGGTCACCAGGAATGAGGTGCATCATTGAGAAAACGAGAATTGTAACACCAAAAAGAACAGGGATCGTTTGAATTAATCGTCTAACTATATAAGTAAACAATCATCTACACCTCTTTTCTAGTTTTTCATTTTCGGATCAAGTGCATCACGTAATCCGTCACCAAAAATATTAAATGCTAGTACAACAATAACAATCGCCAAACCTGGGAATAACGCTACATGTGGTGCGTCATACATATAATTTCGTCCGGCACTTAACATTGCCCCCCACTCCGGAGTTGGAGGCTGAGCGCCCATTCCTAAGAATGATAGACCACTAGCGGTAAGAATCGCTGTTGCCATACGCAAAGTAGCTTGGACAATAATAGGTGATAAAATATTCGGTAAAATGTGTTTAAAAATAATACGCCCGTCGCTTGCACCAAGTGCACGAACAGCATCCACGTATTCTAGCTTTCTAACAGAAAGTACAGATCCACGTACAATCCTTGCAAATACAGGAATCGAGAATATTCCGACAGCTATGATTACATTTGTTAAGCTTCCGCCTAATACACTTACAATAGCTAAAGCTAGTAAAATACCAGGGAATGCTAGTAATACATCCATGCAACGCATAATAAATGCATCTACACGCTTGCCGTAATAACCAGAAATCAATCCTAGGAAAACACCAAAAACAGTACCGATAATAACAGAGAAGAGGCCAATATATAATGTAATTGACATTCCATGAATAATACGGCTGAAGATATCACGACCATGATGGTCTGTTCCGAACCAGTGTTCAGATGAAGGAGTTGCAAGTTTGTTCACATGATTTTGAACCGTTGGATCGTACGGTGCAAAAAATGGACCGATAATCGCTACAATAACAAAAAATAAGATCAGAATTCCTCCGACCATAGCAGCTTTGTTTTTACGAAGCTTTCTATAGAAGTTTTTCATACTCTTAACCCGAGGGCTCGGAGGAGGACTTTTTGTCATAGCATCATTTATCGTCTGTTCGCTCATAATAGACACCCTTTCTCAAAATGCTTTAAATTTTGACAAAATTATTGTTATACTACACCGCATTATTATATCACGTACATAATTTTTTACAATGTTTAAAATACTTTTGTAAGATAATGTCGTTTGTTAGTTTATTTTAAACATTCTGAATAATAAATGGATTATGTAAGCGTTTTCCATTTTACCTTTCTTCAATAAAAATGAGAAAGTAAATGAACTATTAATAATTTTATAAAATTTCTTGTTTTATTGTGAAAGTTAAGTTATAGTAATATTGAATTTTAAAAGTTCACACAAAAAG carries:
- a CDS encoding ABC transporter ATP-binding protein, with product MTTNESIIQVRDLRTSFFTDQGEVKAVDGVTFDVPKGKTLGIVGESGSGKSITSLSILRLIQNPGKVVGGEMIFKGEDLLKKSEAKMRKIRGNEISMIFQEPMTSLNPVYTVGEQIGEAFRIHEGLGKKKAIERSIEMLKLVGIPSPEQRVHQYPHELSGGMRQRVMIAMALACNPELLIADEPTTALDVTIQAQILELMKDLQDRLGMSIIMITHDLGVVAETCDYVAVMYCGKVVEYASIKDLFKNPRHPYTVGLLNSLPRHDIDLDGEELSVIKGSVPSPADMPKGCRFAPRCPFASDICRERLPELEEDENGNQIRCWIYSDEWDGDPEVNVYEERTS
- the opp1C gene encoding nickel/cobalt ABC transporter permease → MSEQTINDAMTKSPPPSPRVKSMKNFYRKLRKNKAAMVGGILILFFVIVAIIGPFFAPYDPTVQNHVNKLATPSSEHWFGTDHHGRDIFSRIIHGMSITLYIGLFSVIIGTVFGVFLGLISGYYGKRVDAFIMRCMDVLLAFPGILLALAIVSVLGGSLTNVIIAVGIFSIPVFARIVRGSVLSVRKLEYVDAVRALGASDGRIIFKHILPNILSPIIVQATLRMATAILTASGLSFLGMGAQPPTPEWGAMLSAGRNYMYDAPHVALFPGLAIVIVVLAFNIFGDGLRDALDPKMKN
- the nikB gene encoding nickel ABC transporter permease codes for the protein MFTYIVRRLIQTIPVLFGVTILVFSMMHLIPGDPAQIIAGESASEAQVEQMRERLGLNDPLPQQYFNYIGNAIQGDLGNSIRSGREVTQEISGRFWVTIELAIYSTILSVFIGLIAGIISATRHYTFLDTMIMIVALFGLSMPNFWLGLMLIQYFAIEFRWFLPSGWGSWQQAVLPVITLGTAGAAIVARMTRSSMLEVIGQDYIRTARAKGVKERVVIYRHALKNALIPVVTVVGLQFGVLLGGTVLTETVFAINGMGRLIIDAIRARDFPIVQGTVLVISLLFVLVNLLVDISYRFLNKRIDLD